From Aptenodytes patagonicus chromosome 1, bAptPat1.pri.cur, whole genome shotgun sequence, one genomic window encodes:
- the TM9SF2 gene encoding transmembrane 9 superfamily member 2, giving the protein MALRRLLIAAALAAAAPPAAAFYLPGLAPVNFCEAGKEKPECKSGIELFVNRLDSVESVLPYEYTAFDFCQAEGKKRPSENLGQVLFGERIEPSPYRFTFNNKETCKSVCTKTYDTTKPEDKQKLDFLKKSMLLNYQHHWIVDNMPVTWCYDVEDGLRFCNPGFPIGCYITEDGRPKDACVINSEFHEKDTFYIFNHVDIKIYYHVVENEALGARLVAAKLEPKSYKHTHPDNPDCSGVPMDISNKANGEVKIAYTYSVSFEEEKNIRWASRWDYILESMPHTHIQWFSIMNSLVIVLFLSGMVAMIMLRTLHKDIARYNQMDSTEDAQEEFGWKLVHGDIFRPPRKGMLLSVFLGSGTQILIMTFVTLFFACLGFLSPANRGALMTCAVVLWVLLGTPAGYVAARFYKSFGGEKWKTNVLLTSFLCPGIVFADFFIMNLILWGEGSSAAIPFGTLVAILALWFCISVPLTFIGAYFGFKKNAIEHPVRTNQIPRQIPEQSFYTKPLPGIIMGGILPFGCIFIQLFFILNSIWSHQMYYMFGFLFLVFIILVITCSEATILLCYFHLCAEDYHWQWRSFLTSGFTAVYFLIYAIHYFFSKLQITGTASTILYFGYTMIMVLIFFLFTGTIGFFACFWFVTKIYSVVKVD; this is encoded by the exons TCTGGAATCGAGCTGTTTGTGAACAGGCTTGACTCTGTAGAGTCTGTCCTTCCCTACGAATATACTGC GTTTGATTTTTGTCAAGCGGAAGGAAAGAAGCGTCCCTCTGAAAACCTTGGCCAAGTATTGTTTGGAGAGAGGATAGAACCGTCTCCTTACAGG ttCACATTCAACAACAAGGAGACGTGTAAATCTGTTTGTACAAAAACATATGATACCACAAAGCCAGAAGATAAACAGAAATTagactttttgaaaaaaagtatGCTACTGAATTACCAACATCACTG GATTGTGGACAACATGCCTGTGACCTGGTGTTACGATGTTGAAGATGGCCTGAGGTTCTGCAATCCTGGTTTTCCTATTGGCTGTTATATTACAGAAGATGGCCGTCCAAAAGATGCCTGTGTTATTAAT TCAGAATTTCATGAAAAAGATACTTTTTATATCTTCAATCATGTtgacataaaaatatattaccaTGTTGTGGAAAACGAAGCTCTGGGAGCAAGACTGGTTGCTGCTAAACTTGAACCAAAAAG ttacAAGCATACTCATCCAGACAACCCTGATTGCTCAGGAGTACCTATGGATATAAGTAATAAGGCTAATGGAGAAGTCAAAATTGCTTACACATACTCAGTTTCTTTTGAA gaagaaaaaaatataaggtGGGCATCAAGATGGGATTATATTTTGGAATCCATGCCTCACACTCACATTCAATGGTTTAG tattatGAATTCCTTGGTGATTGTCCTCTTTCTGTCTGGAATGGTAGCTATGATTATGTTGAGGACACTGCATAAAGACATTGCAAGATATAATCAGATGGATTCCACT GAAGATGCTCAAGAAGAATTTGGCTGGAAACTGGTTCATGGTGATATTTTCAGGCCCCCAAGAAAAGGAATGCTGTTGTCTGTTTTTCTAGGCTCTGGCACACAGATCTTAATAATGACTTTTGTTACCCTGT TTTTTGCTTGCCTGGGATTTTTGTCACCTGCTAACCGGGGAGCTCTAATGACCTGTGCTGTAGTTTTGTGGGTACTGCTTGGAACTCCAGCCGGTTATGTTGCTGCCAGATTCTACAAAT CATTTGGAggtgagaaatggaaaacaaatgtcCTGCTGACATCATTCCTTTGCCCTGG AATtgtatttgcagatttttttatcaTGAACCTCattctctggggagaaggctctTCAGCAGCTATTCCGTTTGGTACTTTGGTTGCTATTTTGGCACTCTGGTTTTGCATATCTGTACCGCTGACGTTTATTGGTGCCtattttggttttaagaaaaaC gcTATTGAACACCCTGTTCGCACAAATCAAATTCCTCGTCAGATTCCTGAGCAATCATTCTATACAAAGCCATTACCTGGCATTATCATGGGAGGGATTCTGCCTTTTGGATGTATCTTTATACAGTTGTTCTTTATTCTCAATAGTATTTG GTCTCACCAGATGTATTACATGTTTGGCTTCCTGTTTCTGGTATTCATTATTTTGGTTATTACATGTTCTGAGGCCACAATATTGCTCTGCTACTTCCATCTATGTGCAGAG GACTATCACTGGCAGTGGCGTTCATTTCTCACTAGTGGTTTCACTGCAGTTTATTTCCTAATATAtgcaatacattattttttttctaaactgcaAATCACAGGAACGGCTAGCACCATTTTATATTTTGGTTATACCATGATTATGGTTTTGATCTTCTTCCTTTTCACAG gTACAATTGGATTCTTTGCATGCTTTTGGTTTGTAACCAAAATATACAGCGTGGTGAAAGTTGACTGA